The DNA sequence GCCTACGGAGAAGACACCGACATGACCGAGAGCACCACCATCCGCTGGGAACAGGACGACACCGGCGTCGTCACCCTGGTCCTCGACGACCCGAACCAGTCGGCCAACACGATGAACCAGGCCTTCAAGGACTCCATCGCGGCCGTCGCCGACCGCGCCGAGGCCGAGAAGGACACGATCCGCGGCATCATCTACACCTCCGCCAAGAAGACCTTCTTCGCCGGCGGCGACCTCAAGGACATGATCAAGGTCGGCCCGGAGAACGCCCAGGACGCCTTCGACGCCGGCAACGCCATCAAGGCATCCCTCCGCCGCATCGAGACCCTCGGCAAGCCCGTCGTCGCCGCCATCAACGGCGCGGCCCTCGGCGGCGGTTACGAGATCGCGCTAGCCTGCCACCACCGCGTCGCCCTCGACGCCCCCGGCTCCCGCATCGGCCTGCCCGAGGTCACCCTCGGCCTGCTCCCGGCGGGCGGCGGCGTCACCCGGACCGTACGCCTCATGGGCATCGCCGACGCCCTGCTCAAGGTGCTGCTCCAGGGCACCCAGTACACGCCCCGGCGCGCCCTGGAGAACGGCCTCGTCCACGAGGTCGCCGCCACCCGCGAGGAGATGATCGAGAAGGCCCGCGCCTTCATCGACGCGAACCCCGAGTCCCAGCAGCCCTGGGACGTCAAGGGCTACCGCATCCCCGGCGGCACCCCCTCCAACCCCAAGTTCGCCGCCAACCTCCCCGCCTTCCCGGCCAACCTGAAGAAGCAGCTCGGGGGCGCGCCCATGCCCGCGCCCCGCAACATCCTCGCGGCGGCCGTCGAGGGCTCCCAGGTCGACTTCGACACCGCCCTGACCATCGAGGCCCGGTACTTCACCGAGCTGGTCACCGGCCAGGTCGCCAAGAACATGATCCAGGCGTTCTTCTTCGACCTCCAGGCCGTCAACTCAGGCGCCAACCGTCCCAAGGACATCCCCGAGCGGCCCGTCCGCAAGGTCGCCGTGCTCGGCGCCGGGATGATGGGCGCGGGCATCGCGTACTCCTGCGCCAAGGCCGGGATCGAGGTCGTCCTCAAGGACGTCTCCACCGAGGCGGCCGCCAAGGGCAAGGCGTACAGCGAGAAGCTGCTCGCCAAGGCGCTGTCCCGGGGCCGTACGACCGAGGCGAAGCGCGACGAACTGCTGGCCCTGATCACCCCCACCGGCGACGCCGCCGACCTCGCGGGCTGCGACGCGGTGATCGAGGCCGTCTTCGAGGACACCGCCCTCAAGCACAAGGTGTTCCAGGAGATCCAGGACGTCATCGAGCCGGACGCGCTGCTCTGCTCCAACACCTCCACCCTCCCGATCACCGTCCTCGCCGAAGGCGTCTCGCGCCCCGTCGACTTCATCGGGCTGCACTTCTTCTCGCCCGTCGACAAGATGCCCCTCGTCGAGATCATCAAGGGCGAGCGCACCGGCGACGAGGCGCTCGCCCGCGCCTTCGACCTGGTCCGCCGGATCAAGAAGACGCCGATCGTCGTCAACGACTCGCGCGGCTTCTTCACCTCGCGCGTCATCGGCCAGTTCATCAACGAGGGCGTCGCCATGGTCGGCGAGGGCGTCGAGCCCGCTTCGATCGAGCAGGCCGCCGCCCAGTCGGGCTACCCGGCCAAGGTGCTTTCCCTGATGGACGAGCTGACCCTGACCCTGCCGCGCAAGATCCGCGACGAGACGAAGCGCGCGGTTCAGGAGGCCGGCGGCAGCTGGCCCGGCCACCCCTCCGACGCGGTCATCGACCGCATGGTCGACGAGTTCGGCCGCCCGGGCCGCAGCGGGGGAGCGGGCTTCTACGACTACGACGAGGACGGCAGGAGGGCAGGCCTCTGGCCCGGACTGCGCGAGCACTTCGCCAAGCCGGACGCCGATGTGCCCTTCGAGGACATGAAGGAGCGGATGCTCTTCTCCGAGGCCCTGGACAGCGTCCGCTGCCTGGAGGAGAACGTCCTGATCTCCGTCGCCGACGCCAACATCGGCTCCATCATGGGCATCGGCTTCCCGCCGTGGACCGGCGGCGTGCTCCAGTACATCAACGGGTACGAGGGCGGCCTGCCCGGCTTCGTGGCCCGCGCCCGGGAACTCGCCGAGCGGTACGGCGACCGGTTCCTGCCGCCCGCCCTGCTGGTGGAGAAGGCGCGGAAGGGCGAGACCTTCCACGACTGAGGCGCCCGCGCGCCGCGTCCACCGTCACTCGGCGGTGAACGCGGCCCGCAGCTCCTCCTTCAGCGAACGCTGAAACGCCGTCACCAGCGCCTGCACCACGATCGGTTGCATATCGGCGGACAGTGACTTCATCGCCGCCACATGCTCCGGGTCGCCCTCGCGCTCCCGGTAGGGGCTCCACACCTCGTCCCGGAACAGCCGGGTCATCTCCTGGGCGGCCGAGCGGGTGTGCTCCAGCAGAACGGTCCGCGCCGCCAGGATCGTCTCGTGCGCGATCGGCACGTCCAGCAGCTCCACCCCGAGCCGCAGCAGCCCCAGATCCACCCGGTGGTGCCCGCCGGGCTCCTGCGGACGGACCAGCACCCCCATCGCCGCCAGCCGCTCCACGTCCGGCTCCGACAGTGCCCGCCCGGCGCGCCGCTCCAGCTCGGCCCGGGA is a window from the Streptomyces sp. MMBL 11-1 genome containing:
- a CDS encoding 3-hydroxyacyl-CoA dehydrogenase NAD-binding domain-containing protein, with translation MTESTTIRWEQDDTGVVTLVLDDPNQSANTMNQAFKDSIAAVADRAEAEKDTIRGIIYTSAKKTFFAGGDLKDMIKVGPENAQDAFDAGNAIKASLRRIETLGKPVVAAINGAALGGGYEIALACHHRVALDAPGSRIGLPEVTLGLLPAGGGVTRTVRLMGIADALLKVLLQGTQYTPRRALENGLVHEVAATREEMIEKARAFIDANPESQQPWDVKGYRIPGGTPSNPKFAANLPAFPANLKKQLGGAPMPAPRNILAAAVEGSQVDFDTALTIEARYFTELVTGQVAKNMIQAFFFDLQAVNSGANRPKDIPERPVRKVAVLGAGMMGAGIAYSCAKAGIEVVLKDVSTEAAAKGKAYSEKLLAKALSRGRTTEAKRDELLALITPTGDAADLAGCDAVIEAVFEDTALKHKVFQEIQDVIEPDALLCSNTSTLPITVLAEGVSRPVDFIGLHFFSPVDKMPLVEIIKGERTGDEALARAFDLVRRIKKTPIVVNDSRGFFTSRVIGQFINEGVAMVGEGVEPASIEQAAAQSGYPAKVLSLMDELTLTLPRKIRDETKRAVQEAGGSWPGHPSDAVIDRMVDEFGRPGRSGGAGFYDYDEDGRRAGLWPGLREHFAKPDADVPFEDMKERMLFSEALDSVRCLEENVLISVADANIGSIMGIGFPPWTGGVLQYINGYEGGLPGFVARARELAERYGDRFLPPALLVEKARKGETFHD
- a CDS encoding MerR family transcriptional regulator — encoded protein: MATGTDGPTLTVDELAARAGVTVRTVRFYSTRGLLPPPVIGPRRVGHYGPDHLSRLALIEELQQQGMTLAAIERYLEQLPPDLSAHDLAIHRALVASWAPDRTEDLSRAELERRAGRALSEPDVERLAAMGVLVRPQEPGGHHRVDLGLLRLGVELLDVPIAHETILAARTVLLEHTRSAAQEMTRLFRDEVWSPYREREGDPEHVAAMKSLSADMQPIVVQALVTAFQRSLKEELRAAFTAE